The genomic interval AGTGCTACTATTGTTGTAGAGAGAAAAGTTACTCACAAGAAATATCACAAGATCGTTAAAAAGTTTAAAAAGTACATTATTCATGATGAAGAAAATGTACTTAAAGTTGGAGATTTTGTTAGTGCTGTTGAGTGTGCTCCTTACTCCAAGCGAAAAAGTTTTGAACTTAAAGAAGTTTTAAGCAAGGGTGAATAGAGAATGGTACAAGCATTTACAAG from Thiovulum sp. ES carries:
- a CDS encoding 30S ribosomal protein S17 (PFAM: Ribosomal protein S17~TIGRFAM: 30S ribosomal protein S17), encoding MGEETRVPHKRVIQGNVVKIAGDKSATIVVERKVTHKKYHKIVKKFKKYIIHDEENVLKVGDFVSAVECAPYSKRKSFELKEVLSKGE